From Argopecten irradians isolate NY chromosome 3, Ai_NY, whole genome shotgun sequence:
ATATccaaatatcattatcattacaaACTTTTTCTAGTAACACCACTGCAAGGAAAAATGCTTGTTTCTTAAACAGTCCCTCAGTAAAACTCTTTACCATCAGAAACCAACTATTTCCTTCTTTGAATCTACTAATTGTTCTCTCAGCCAGTGCACACACATATCTTaatcttgtacatgtatctatatatataaacttatgaTCATCTTTCATGATGTTGGTGGTAGAATTAGGCAGACTACTTAGTGGTAGAATTAGGCAGACTACTTAGTGGTAGAATTAGGCAGACTACTTAGTGGTAGAATTAGGCAGACTACTTAGTGGTAGAATCAGGCAGACTACTTAGTGGTAGAATTAGAGCAGACTAAATACTGGAACTTGAGGTCAGGACTCGGGAGTGACTTTAATTGatgttttactttattttaaagGGACAGAAAGTCTGATTATTCCAGTATGAAAGAGGCAAAGACAGTCAAACCTTTATTGAAATCAGCAAGAAGCAAGAACGAGCGTATTCTCCTGGCTTATGGTTTGTTTGTGGGTGTTGGATTATATGCTATATTCAAACATGGCCAAGAGTGGTTTGGAACTCCTAAAGAGTATGAAGAAGTGCTAGAACTACAGAAAAGAGTTGATGCAAAAAGAAGGAAAGAACGACAAGAACAAGCTGAAAAGAATTTATGAATGCTGAAAGGAGTCAACTTTACAATGTAAActtgtacatttattatttagTGTTCCTAATTAGTCAGTGTTGATTCTGGCTCattgcacatatatatttaaacagaGACTTTAAAAGTGTCTGTCAAAGTTATTCCTTCAAATAactcttttttttcaaattgtctTTCACCTGTTGTTCGTCCATCCTTCTGTAAACAAAGTACTCATGATATAACTGACATAGGTTCCCTTTTGacaagttgtgcatatttgcATTTAGGACTGCATGATAAGTTAAAAAGATGACtgacagacagccatcttgaatttgaaCGTTCACAGAAAGTACTGGTCATTATCAGTGCATTAGTGTGTAGCCACATGGTACGGTTTGATCAACGCGCATGTCTGTGTTGTAGTTTTTGAACGCCATGATTAAATGTCTTAATGTTACCTGCAGTGGTGCGTGTTCTTTTACCCTGAATTACCCACAAAAAACACAACAGTGGCGACGAGGATCAACATAAAATTACATCGGAACAACGCCTGAAACAGAAAAACTGCAAGGTATGGCTGTAAAACACGGAAACATCGAAGAATTTGACATAAATTCTCATAACTGGGACGAGTACGTCGAACGCTTAGAACACTATTTTGTAGCTAACGAAGTCGACGAGGAAAATCAACAACGTGCTATATTACTAACCGTCTGTGGTAGTAAGACGTACGGGTTGATAAGGAACATTGTTAGTCCGGCCAAGCCCAGTGACAAAATCTACGATGAGCTGATAACTGCGATTCGCAGTCATTTGAAGCCCAAACCATTAATAATCGCCGAAAGGTTCAAGTTTCATCAGCGGAAACAGAAGGAGGGAGAAACGGTGAGTCAATTTTTGGCTGAACTTCGAAAACTTAGTGAACATTGTAATTTTGAAGGGTTTTTGAATGATGCCCTACGTGATAGATTCGTGTGTGGGCTGACGTCAGCTGCTACTCAGCGTAAATTACTATCCGAGGCTGATCTAACATTGAAAAGAGCGATGGACATTGCCGTCGGTATGGAGTTGGCAGATTGTGAATCCCGCAAACTTAAGGAAAGCTACACCGTAGATGAAAGTAAAAATGAGGAAAGGGCACACAAGGTATTTTCACAATGCTTCCGTTGTGGGAAAAGCAACCACAGTGAAGAGAAGTGTTATTACAAGAACAGTAAATGTCATAAGTGCAAGGAAACGGGTCATCTTAGCAAAATGTGCAAGTCTCGTCATCATGTAAACAAACAGCGCGGacatcaaagtactgaaagtactgtcAGCAAAAAGGGACACAAAGTAAAGAAAAAGAATCCGAAAGTGAACTTTGTAGACTCCGACACAGATACTACTGATATTCAGGAAACAGAACTGAAATATGCATGGCCGTTGTTTTCTATTAAATCTGGCCGACAAAAGGAAATCAAAATTGATTTGATTATCGACAACAAGCCATTGAAAATGGAGTTGGACACAGGTGCTTCAGTAACCTTAATGTCAGAGAAGGAGTATAAACAGAAGTTTGGTGGAAAGTTAAACAAAACATCCACAGTTCTAAGGACTTACACTGGTCAGATATTACCAGTAGTGGGTGAGAAGTTGGTGACTGTGAATTATGAAGGACAAAAGTTGCCTTTATCATTACTAGTTGTCAAAGCGGACGGACCAGCACTGTTGGGAAGGAACTGGTTGAGTCAATTGAAACTAAATTGGCAGTCTATCAAGTACACCATTGATGGAAACTTAGAGGATGAACTATTCCAGAAATATGAGGTCTTCAACGAGGAACTGGGTACTGTCAAAGGGGTAACTGCTACGCTCAGACTACAAGAAAAGGTCACACCCAAGTTTTTCAAGCCAAGGCCAGTGCCTTTTGCACTTAGGGACAAAATCAGCAATGAGCTTGAACGACTAGAAAAGGCAGGAATCCTGAAACGTGTGGATAGCTCTGATTGGGGCACACCGATTGTACCTGTTTTGAAACCCGATGGGTCTGTGAGGATCTGTGGTGACTATAAGGTCACACTAAACCCGTACCTGGATGTTCCGGAGTATCCATTACCAACAAGTGAAGAGTTGTTTACCAAGTTAAATGGTGGTGAGAAGTTTTCTAAACTTGACCTGACTAGTGCTTACCAGCAAGTACTGTTGGATGAGGATTCACAAAAGTTGGTAACCATTAACACTCACCAGGGATTATACCGATACACTCGCCTTCCGTTCGGAGTGGCCGCAGCCCCCGCTATTTTTCAGCGGACCATGGATCAGGTCCTGCAAGGAATTGTGGGAGTAGGATGTATTTTGGATGATATCCTAATCACAGGAAAATCAGAAACGGAACACCGAAAAAACCTGAATACAACGCTTCAGCGACTCGAAGATTTCGGTATTCGCCTGAGGAAAGACAAGTGCTACTTCCTCCGCGATGAAGTTGAATATTTCGCTTTCAAGGTAAACAAGGACGGCATTCACCCTTCACCTAAGAAAGTTGAAGCTATTCTGAAACTTGCTGATCCAGAAAACAAACGCGAGCTCCAATCTTGGCTTGGAATCGTAAACTATTATCGGAAATTTATTCCGAACATGGCTACTGTACTGGAGCCGCGCGCACTCATTTGCTGTCCAACGATGTGGAGTGGAAGTGGACTCCAGCATGTGCACGTGCTTGTGAGGAAATCAAGGAACTTTTAGTTTCGTCTGAAATCATGGTTCATTATGATCCCCAAAAACCATTGACATTGGCAGTAGATGCTTCAGCTTATGGACTCGGCGCTGTTATTTCGCACACCATCGAGTCAAGCGACAAGCCGATTGCATACGTCTCGCGTACTCTTACATCTGCAGAGCGGAATTATTCGCAAATCGAAAAGGAAGCATTAGCTATAATTTTCGGAATACAGAAATTTCATCAGTACCTATATGGGAGGCGTTTCACGTTATTGACGGATCACAAACCATTGACCACCATTTTAGGACCAAAGAAAGGAATTCCTGTTTTGGCCGCGTCGCGACTGCAGCGATGGGCTATACAATTGTCCGCATATcaatttgatatcaaatttCGTTCTACAAGCAAGAACGGAAACGCTGATGCATTATCACGTTTTCCAGTAAAAGGGGAGGAAAATGAAGCTGATGACCATTATGTGTTCTATGAAGAAGCACAACAAGTGAATAGGATGCAGGTAAACAGTTTACCTGTCACTGCGTCGCGCATCGCAGCAGCGACCAAGAATGACCCAGTGTTGGCGAGAGTAGTGCAGTTTACAAGGAGTGGATGGCCAAAGGTTCAGGATGGGGATGATTTGCATCCATATTACAAACTCCGCGATGAACTGACTACTGAGGAGGGATGCTTACTCCGAGGAGTTCGGGTAATTGTACCTGATCAATTTCGTAAGGAAATCTTGGATGAGCTACACCTCAACCACCCTGGCATGGTAAGGATGAAATCTTTAGCAAGGTTGCATGCCTGGTGGCCTCGCATCGATGTTGATATTGAGCAGAGAGTGTCAACCTGTGAAGATTGTAGGAAGGTTCTACCGAATGCACCCAAATCACCTGCCAATCCTTGGAGGTGGCCGTCATCACCATGGGACCGTATACACATTGACTTCGCCGGCCCATTCATGGGTGAGATGTTTATGATCGTGGTTGACGCACACTCAAAATGGTTAGAGGTAGTACGCATGTCATCCACAACCACGACATCAACCATTAGTGCTTTGAGATACATATTCTCTTCCTATGGATTGCCACGTGAACTCGTGTCTGACAACGGACCACAGTTTACAGCGGCTGAGTTTTCAACATTTCTACGTGAAAATGGCATTCGTCACATTCGATCTGCCGCGTATCACCCCAGCTCTAATGGCGAGGCAGAGAGAGCTGTACGTACTTTTAAGCAAGCGATGAAATCAGTGTCAAGTGAGGTAGGAAATTTAAATCAGAAACTGGCTTCTTTTCTCTTAACCTACCGTACAACACCGCATACGTTGACAAAAATGACGCCCAGTGAACTGTTCCTCGGACGGAAATTAAGGACGCGACTGGATGTCATGCGCCCAGACCTATCTGGACATATACAGAGGAAAACTACACCAACAAGGTTTGAAACTCGTGTGTTCGAAATAGGCGATGTAGTTATTACTCGTGATTATCGCAGTAACCCAAAGAAACCTTCTTGGATCAAGGGTATAGTTGTCCGAAAACTTGGACCAATGACCTATATTATTCAGGTGGACGAACTGAATTGGAAACGACATGTGGATCAAATACGCGCATGTAATCCAAACTGTAACATTGAACCACCAGAAACCAATACTTCTGGTGTACCATTCTTTGTCAGTGCGCCATCTGTAACTTCCGTTGTACCAAATCCTGTTGTTACCACCGAGAGAATGACCAACCCCGGTATTAACTCTAGTCCAATTGATGGTACAAGTACACCAAAGACTCTCAGTGTACCACCAACGCCCACCAAATCCATGTCCAACACGACTAGTGATCGTCGCTATCCGCGTCGCAATATCGTGAAACCATCGCGTCTTATTGAGAACTGTTAAATGTGTTAAATTGTGTTCAGATAATAGTTCAGTTTTATTATCCTATTGACATTTTATAAGTGGACAATAACTTTAATTCAGTGTTTCTGAGCTAAGAAAGCTTTATTGATAAGGTAAAAGTTAACCATTTTTTCTGAGAGAGGGGAAAAGTGTTATGTTCATGTCAGATCTGGTCATTATCAGTGCATTAGTGTGTAGCCACATGGTACGGTTTGATCAACGCGCATGTCTGTGTTGTAGTTTTTGAACACAAAGTACTCATGATATAACTGACATAGGTTCCCTTTTGacaagttgtgcatatttgcATTTAGGACTGCATGATAAGTTAAAAAGATGACtgacagacagccatcttgaatttgaaCGTtcacagaaagtactgaagaggtCCTCCTCCAGTTAAACTTGTAGGATTTGCTTGGTCCTTATTTTtgcatgcatacatgtataaatccATTTGGGGGAAAAAACTTGGCCATATTAAATTTGACAGTGGAAGGATATTGCTGCTTACAGACTTTATGTGAAGTTTTGCTAAgtgtattcaatattttcaatgaaCGAGGGCAAAGACtgacatagataatttattatGGGGAACATCAACATCTCTCTCAGAGCTCTTGTAAttgacatagatcattcttggTGAACACCAAGATCTCACTGGAAGCTCTTGTCATTGATGTAGATCATTCTATGGTGAACATCAAGATCTCTCTGTGAGCTCTTCTAAttgacatagatcattcttggTAAACACCAAGATCTCACTGGTAGCTCTTGTCAATGACATacatagatcattctatggtgAACGCCAAGATCTCACTGGTAGCTCTTGTCAATGACATacatagatcattctatggtgAACGCCAAGATCTCACTGGTAGCTCTTGTCAATGGCATacatagatcattctatggtgAACGCCAAGATCTCACTGGGAGCTCTTGTCATTGACATacatagatcattctatggtgAACGCCAAGATCTCACTGGTAGCTCTTGTCAATGGCATacatagatcattctatggtgAACGCCAAGATCTCACTGGGAGCTCTTGTCATTGACATacatagatcattctatggtgAAGACGAAGATtactctgggatctcttgtcatTGACATATGTAGATCATTCTATGGTGAATGCCAAGATCTTACTGGGAGCTCTTGTCATTGACATAGGTAGATCATTCTATGGTGAATGCCAAGATCTTACTGGGAGCTCTTATCATTGACATATGTAGCTCATTCTATGGTGAATGCCAAGATCTTACTGGGAGCTTTGGTCATTGACATACCTAGATCATTCTATGGTGAACACCAAGATCTCTCTGGGAGCTCTTGTCATTGACATACGTAGATCATTCTATGTTGAACACCAAGATCTCTCTGGGAGCTCTTGTCATTGACATACGTAGATCATTCTATGTTGAACACCAAGATCTCTCTGGGAGCTCTTGTCATTGCCATATGTAGATCATTCTATGGTGAACGCCACGATCTCTCTTGGAGCTCTTGTCATTGCCATATGTAGATCATTCTATGGTGAACGCCAAGATCTCTCTGGGAGCTCTTGTCATTGACATacatagatcattctatggtgAACGCCAAGATCTCACTGGGAGCTCTTGTCATTGACATacatagatcattctatggtgAAGATGAAGATTACTCTGGGAGCTCTTGTCATTGACATacatagatcattctatggtgAACGCCAAGATCTCACTGGGAGCTCGTGTCATTGACATacatagatcattctatggtgAAGACGAAGATTACTCTGGGAGCTCTTGTCATTGACATATGTAGATCATTCTATGGTGAATGCCAAGATCTTACTGGGAGCTCTTGTCATTGACATAGGTAGATCATTCTATGGTGAATGCCAAGATCTTACTGGGAGCTTTTGTCAATGACATACCTAGATCATTCTATGGTGAACACCAAGATCTCTCTGGGAGCTCTTGTCATTGACATAGGTAGATCATTCTATGGTGAACACCAAGATCTCTCTGGGAGCTCTTGTCATTGACATACGTAGATCATTCTATGGTGAACACCAAGATCTTACTGGGAGCTCTTGTCATTGACATACGTAGATCATTCTATGGTGAACACCAAGATCTCTCTGGGAGCTCTTTTCATTGACATGGAGATCATTCTATGGTGACGCCAAGATCTCTACTGGGAGCTCTTGTCATTGACATACGTATATCATTCTATGGTGAACGCCAAAATCTTTCTGGGAGCTCTTGTCATTGACATAGTAGATCATCTTGTGACGCCAAGATCTTACTGGAGCTCTGTCATTGCATACTATATCATTCTATGGTGAACGCCAAATCTTTCTGGGAGCTCTTGTCATTGACATAGTAGATCATTCTATGGTGAACGCCAAGATCTCTCTGGGAGCTCTTGTCATTGACATACGTAGATCATTCTATGGTGAACACCAAGATCTCTCTGGGAGCTCTTTTCATTGACATAGGTAGATCATTCTATGGTGAACCCCAAGATCTTACTGGGAGCTCTTGTCATTGACATACGTATATCATTCTATGGTGAACGCCAAAATCTTTCTGGGAGCTCTTGTCATTGACATAGGTAGATCGTTCTATGGTGAACACCAAGATCTCACTGGGAGCTCTTGTCATTGACATATGTAGATCATTCTTGGTTAACACCAAGATCTCACTGGGAGCTCTTGTCATTGACATATGTAGATCATTCTTGGTTAACACCAAGATCTCACTGGGAGCTCTTGTCATTGACATAGGTAGATCATTCTATGGTGAACACCAAGATCTCTCTAGGAGCTCGTGTCATTGACATacatagatcattctatggtgAACACCAAGATCTTACTGGGAGCTCTTGTCATTGACATAGGTAGATCATTCTATGGTGAACACCAAGATCTTTCTGGGAGCTCTTGTCATTGACATAGGTAGATCATTCTATGGTGAACGCCAAGATCTTACTGGGAGCTCTTGTCATTGACATACGTAGATCATTCTATGGTGAACCCCAAGATCCTACTGGGAGCTCTTGTCATTGACATAGGTAGATCATTCTATGGTGAACGCCAAGATCTTACTGGGAGCTCTTGTCATTGACATAGGTAGATCATTCTATGGTGAACGCCAAGATCTCTCTGGGAGCTCTTGTCATTGACATAGGTAGATCATTCTATGGTGAACGCCAAGATCTCTCTGGGAGCTCTTGTCATTGACATAGGTAGATAATTCTATGGTGAACGCCAAGATCTTACTGGGAGCTCTTGTCAATGACATacatagatcattctatggtgAACACCAAGATCTCACTTGGAGCTCTTGTTTTATCTATTGTTTCTTAGTAAACCAGATACACAACTTCCTCTCAGAAAGAAAAATCTGAAATACTATAACAGACACGATACCAGGATAAAAGGCTGCTTGTAATGATAATTGATATACCATTCTATACTTCTTAGTTCTAATCCAGGTTACAATTAATTGCCTATTATTCTCATTTTCTCTTTTGTTGCAGTTGACATGAGTGAATGAGGTTATAATtgttaaatcaaattatcaTCAAACAAGTTTTCATCAAAATGCAGTCACATTTAGAGACGACATCCCGTTTGGATGCTAAGAAACAGGCCTGTATAAATCATCTTACACTGGAGAATGACCAGATATTGAGAGCTTTAGTTCTAATGGAACAGATGATATCTTCTTCAAGAGGACCTTTCGGTAAAATCAAAATGGTACAAAACTCACATGGAGGTCATTTGACTATGACCTCTACATCATCAAGGTTACTCAGTTCAATGTCCTTCTCTAATCCTATTGCGAAATTGGTTGTTAGTTCAGCACAAGGACATTTACAGACTTTCAGTGATGGTGGACATTTGTTGATGTCTTTTAGTCTAAATTTGATTTTGGGATCATTAAGACTAGACATCAGCAGGAGAATACTAACTGATCTCTACGAAATCTTTCTGACAATGTGTGTAGAATATCTCACCAATTTTAGTAACATTGTCTCGTTTTctgatttaaaacaaatgtcatCAATGGTTATGAGTATACTAACATCCAAGCCGTTATGCCGCTTCACACTGAAGCACGTGAGACTTTATAGTAGCCTTATTCTGGAGTGTTTCTTGTCATCCCTACCAGATGGGAATGCCATGGGGGGACAGGTGACGGATGGTGTCACCATAGTGACTGTGGAGGGCGAATCAATGGAGAAATCCACTCTCCTTCAGGGTCTCCTCCTTCAGTGCCCAGAAGTAGCATCACATTCCAAACAGAACATGATTACATTAAGGACTAAAGCCCCTTACATTCTGGTTGCCTTGGTAGCAATGTCAATGTCTGGTGATACAGAGGAAACTGGTAGCATGCAGTTTGAATCTGACATTTCTGTAGACACGGAAAACATTTTTCTGCAGAGTTTGGAAGAGTTTTGTGACAAACTGGTCGTAGCTAATGTCAGACTTTTACTATGTCAAAAAGTGGTCCATCCTTGGCTGAAGCAGTATCTACGGGAAAGGTCTGTTGTTGTGGTGGAGAGGCTCGGTGCTACCATGATACCCTATATCCAGGATGTGTCAGGTAAAAACCTCATATGGTTCTCATAATTACATATAGCGATCTTATTTActatacaaaatgaaatattctatAGTTCTTTCTTTCACAGTTTGGAACTTGCCTAccaataattattttgtttgtagaAATATTCATGGCTCATCTTTGTAGCAATGATTCCACTTTAAttgtataaaacaataaaaatctacagaaacataatatagatatatagcaAGCAACAAAAATGTCCATAAACATTGTTTTGTGAAGGAAATTAAATGTATGCAATATCCTTATTTAGTTTAATATGATcttgtttgaaaatattgttatttaggTGCTGTGCCTATCCGATGCATTGGGGCTGTGGATGTGGATTGGTTAGGGAAAGTGGCACATGTGGAACATCGGATAATACAAGAGAAGAGTTACCTGCTCCTGACTCCATTAGCAGAACAGCATGTGATGACCCTCGTCCTTTATAGTCCAGACGAGGAACAGCTGTCGGAGCTCAAGGTAAGAGACACCATTCACATcagaaatgttatatatttctacatatattgcatttttaaatcttcatgattttaaataaaatatctgaTTAACCCATTTTTCTTTTAGGACACCATCAGGTCATTTTTCATAACATCTCTCTCCAATTGAAGAACCAATGTAATTCGTTTCTGTACAAGGTTGTTATCAATTACATTCACTATCTTGGAAGGATATATACTTGCTAAAGCAGACAGAGTACTTGTGAGAAGCCATtctttatatgtataaaagtGTTCTGCTAATATTATTTGACAAAATTGAGAAATGCATGTATCTACCTACCTTAAAAGTATTATCTTCTTACAGAGTCTGTGCTCTACATGTCTGATGTCGCTGCGGCACCTACTCCGTTCACCTCATGTCCTGTTTGGTGGTGGATGCTGGCAGACACGCCTGTCCGCTCTTCTCAAAAACAAGGTAATTAAATCTACTAAAGTAACACAGAAAACCACAGACACAGATCAAAATACCTGTGTCAACTTTGTTGTCTCCAGGAtgaatataatgtcagtgatagtaacccctggagtatttaGGATGCTTGTGAAATGGTTTAGGATAATTATTTCACAAATACTTGAACCAAGgacattatatctatataacagaGGCGAAATCAGACCTGTCT
This genomic window contains:
- the LOC138319412 gene encoding molecular chaperone MKKS-like, encoding MQSHLETTSRLDAKKQACINHLTLENDQILRALVLMEQMISSSRGPFGKIKMVQNSHGGHLTMTSTSSRLLSSMSFSNPIAKLVVSSAQGHLQTFSDGGHLLMSFSLNLILGSLRLDISRRILTDLYEIFLTMCVEYLTNFSNIVSFSDLKQMSSMVMSILTSKPLCRFTLKHVRLYSSLILECFLSSLPDGNAMGGQVTDGVTIVTVEGESMEKSTLLQGLLLQCPEVASHSKQNMITLRTKAPYILVALVAMSMSGDTEETGSMQFESDISVDTENIFLQSLEEFCDKLVVANVRLLLCQKVVHPWLKQYLRERSVVVVERLGATMIPYIQDVSGAVPIRCIGAVDVDWLGKVAHVEHRIIQEKSYLLLTPLAEQHVMTLVLYSPDEEQLSELKSLCSTCLMSLRHLLRSPHVLFGGGCWQTRLSALLKNKVKADQGDIIEKTGCTRGCLMEACNIFTNTLEKIAIGTDDKYHHMSDFESGHLWHLPKCSNPDTDVVLKCSCGAFKQNISKLSYIGEDTVKIDRDLAQSPPSFPVVDSDVVLDLSATCVSALTSGVLTANTVLSIGQSIQDIN